A part of Deinococcus detaillensis genomic DNA contains:
- a CDS encoding DUF2726 domain-containing protein: MTAFLLILTAAVLTGLLLWFKQNVGLRWAGGADGRGAEAVNGADQDELELPPQFRLHSGFDSSFSPDDALPIKTRQHLFGTGESNLYAELLATLAGSSYKVFPNIRLGQVFQEIGESSSPTLSILRDQTVGFLVVETPEFRPVLGLMLVGRAYGAEVQPRSSLPAANTELVTLAFRSARLPLLHIDAKRNIDAEELSTLVMPHLMRT; this comes from the coding sequence ATGACCGCTTTCTTACTGATTCTGACCGCCGCTGTGCTGACTGGGCTGCTTCTGTGGTTCAAGCAGAATGTGGGCCTGAGATGGGCAGGCGGCGCAGACGGAAGGGGTGCAGAGGCGGTAAACGGCGCTGACCAGGACGAGTTGGAATTGCCGCCGCAGTTTCGGCTGCATTCCGGCTTCGATTCATCTTTTTCGCCGGACGACGCCTTACCGATCAAAACCCGTCAGCATTTGTTTGGGACGGGCGAAAGCAACCTCTACGCCGAATTGCTGGCCACTTTGGCGGGCAGCTCGTACAAAGTCTTCCCGAATATTCGTCTGGGCCAGGTCTTTCAGGAAATCGGTGAATCTTCATCGCCGACGCTCAGCATTTTGCGTGACCAAACGGTGGGGTTTTTGGTGGTCGAAACGCCGGAATTTCGCCCTGTTCTGGGCCTGATGCTGGTGGGGCGAGCTTACGGCGCTGAGGTGCAGCCCCGCAGCTCATTGCCTGCCGCGAACACCGAACTGGTGACGCTGGCTTTTCGCAGCGCCCGCTTGCCGCTGCTGCACATCGACGCCAAACGCAACATCGACGCCGAGGAGTTGTCCACCTTGGTTATGCCGCACTTGATGCGGACGTAA
- a CDS encoding MOSC domain-containing protein, with protein sequence MQLLSVNIGQPEPIAAKDGQSGIFKRPTAQPVHIGRLGLAGDHIQDTKHHGGPDQAVYVYTQPDYEHWAALLSTELAAGTFGENLLISELESASLPIGTRLRVGAALLEITSARIPCGTLAARMDDPKFVKTFRRVRRPGFYARVLEEGAVSAGDAVTLERQLPGDAPNVLDAFEFFYAKAPTRPQMERLLSAPIHHKMRSELETRLAKL encoded by the coding sequence ATGCAGCTCCTGAGCGTCAACATCGGCCAGCCCGAACCCATTGCCGCCAAAGACGGTCAAAGTGGCATTTTCAAGCGCCCCACCGCGCAGCCGGTGCACATCGGGCGTTTGGGCTTGGCGGGCGACCATATCCAAGACACCAAGCATCACGGCGGCCCCGACCAAGCGGTGTACGTCTACACCCAGCCGGATTATGAGCATTGGGCGGCGCTGCTCAGCACCGAACTGGCGGCTGGCACCTTCGGCGAAAACCTGCTGATCTCGGAACTCGAATCCGCTTCCCTGCCGATCGGCACGCGGCTGAGGGTCGGCGCGGCGCTGCTGGAAATCACCTCGGCGCGAATTCCCTGCGGCACGCTGGCCGCCCGCATGGATGACCCCAAATTCGTCAAGACCTTCCGGCGGGTGCGCCGCCCCGGGTTTTATGCCCGCGTGCTGGAAGAAGGCGCAGTTTCGGCGGGTGACGCGGTGACGCTGGAGCGCCAGCTGCCTGGAGACGCACCGAACGTGCTGGACGCCTTTGAGTTTTTTTATGCCAAAGCGCCGACCCGCCCGCAGATGGAGCGGCTGCTAAGCGCTCCCATCCACCACAAAATGCGCTCGGAATTGGAGACGCGCCTCGCCAAACTCTAG
- a CDS encoding prephenate dehydrogenase — MSGANTPVNNQGKAQPPELFGTVVVAGVGLIGGSVALGLRERLLTRHIIGLDASAAALEEALALGVIDEARTSVGEWLRAADLVVLAVPVKALVPMAQALAPHLSPSALITDVGSVKTSIAAAFEALSVRNFVPGHPMTGSERGGVSNASAALLENAVWVLTPTERTPLTALSRMRRLVEQLGAAPLVMPPDAHDSLVATVSHLPYLASLALTHMVARDERLSLLAAGGFRDLTRVASGDPRMSRDMVVENKLALREALSSFLRQLTHLAETLDDPEELLAAASEGKRTRDNLPVVKRSLLPPKYDLVVAVPDKPNQIGAITRILGEASINIKDIEVLAIREHGGAIRLGLEEAGDVDRAAELLRGEGYTTRNRG; from the coding sequence ATGAGCGGCGCAAACACTCCGGTGAACAATCAGGGCAAGGCCCAGCCACCCGAACTCTTTGGAACGGTGGTGGTGGCGGGCGTGGGTCTGATCGGCGGCAGCGTGGCGCTGGGCCTGCGCGAGCGGCTGCTGACGCGCCACATCATCGGGCTAGACGCCAGCGCCGCCGCACTTGAAGAAGCGCTGGCCCTGGGCGTGATCGACGAAGCGCGGACTTCGGTGGGCGAGTGGCTGAGGGCTGCCGACTTGGTGGTGCTGGCCGTGCCGGTCAAAGCGCTGGTACCGATGGCTCAGGCTCTCGCGCCGCACCTATCGCCCAGCGCCCTGATTACCGATGTGGGCAGCGTCAAAACGAGCATCGCCGCCGCGTTTGAAGCGCTTAGTGTGCGCAACTTCGTGCCGGGGCACCCGATGACCGGCTCGGAGCGCGGCGGGGTGTCCAACGCTTCGGCGGCGCTCCTGGAAAATGCCGTGTGGGTGCTGACGCCCACCGAGCGCACCCCGCTGACCGCTCTGTCGAGAATGCGCCGCCTGGTCGAGCAGCTCGGCGCGGCTCCTTTGGTGATGCCGCCGGACGCCCACGACAGCTTGGTGGCCACCGTCTCACATTTGCCGTATCTGGCCAGCTTGGCGCTGACGCATATGGTCGCCCGCGATGAGCGGCTGAGCTTACTGGCCGCAGGGGGTTTCCGCGACCTCACCCGCGTGGCCAGTGGCGACCCGCGCATGAGCCGCGACATGGTCGTGGAAAACAAACTGGCTCTCCGTGAAGCGCTGAGCAGTTTTTTGCGCCAGCTCACGCATCTGGCCGAAACGTTGGACGACCCCGAAGAACTGCTGGCCGCCGCCAGCGAAGGCAAGCGCACCCGCGACAACTTGCCGGTGGTCAAGCGCAGCTTACTGCCGCCCAAATACGATTTGGTCGTGGCGGTGCCGGACAAGCCCAACCAGATCGGCGCGATCACCCGCATTCTGGGCGAGGCCAGCATCAACATCAAAGACATCGAGGTGCTGGCCATCCGCGAACATGGCGGGGCGATTCGGCTGGGCCTCGAAGAAGCTGGCGACGTAGACCGGGCCGCCGAACTGCTGCGCGGTGAAGGCTACACGACGCGCAACCGGGGATAA
- a CDS encoding LON peptidase substrate-binding domain-containing protein, protein MVIPLFPLPQFVLFPGQVVPLYVFEERYRSLLARVQRSGEAFGMLQILTPSTEDPRPLESRLSAIGTLAHLRDVAPHEDGTSSITVVGGERFQIQALMTGEEYLLAEVELLPLQEDSSDQAPVIQRALTNRLVTDLLRLHPAEREAIVRHAPPEPLLLASFASVLLPLSGEERQQVLEAATLTDRLETLIGLVPVEARELN, encoded by the coding sequence ATGGTCATCCCCCTCTTTCCGCTCCCTCAATTCGTTCTCTTTCCGGGACAGGTGGTGCCGCTCTACGTCTTCGAGGAGCGCTACCGCTCGCTGCTGGCCCGCGTTCAGCGCAGCGGCGAGGCGTTCGGGATGCTGCAAATCCTGACGCCCTCCACCGAAGACCCGCGCCCGCTGGAATCCCGGCTCTCGGCGATTGGCACCCTCGCTCACCTGCGCGACGTGGCTCCACACGAAGACGGCACGTCCTCGATCACGGTGGTGGGCGGCGAGCGCTTTCAGATTCAGGCGCTGATGACAGGTGAAGAGTATCTGCTCGCCGAGGTGGAATTGCTGCCGCTCCAAGAAGATTCCAGCGACCAAGCCCCCGTGATTCAGCGGGCGCTGACCAACCGGCTGGTCACCGATTTGCTGCGCCTGCACCCCGCCGAGCGCGAGGCGATTGTGCGCCACGCTCCGCCAGAGCCGCTGCTGCTGGCATCGTTTGCCTCAGTTCTTTTGCCCCTCAGCGGCGAGGAGCGCCAGCAAGTTTTGGAAGCCGCCACCCTGACCGATAGATTAGAGACGCTCATTGGCTTGGTGCCGGTAGAAGCGCGGGAGCTGAACTGA